The following proteins are encoded in a genomic region of Kosakonia oryzae:
- a CDS encoding GlxA family transcriptional regulator gives MLHTIVILAIPGVQLLDVAGPFDAFAEANRLLHRQVYQPVLMSLEGKHLHSSSGVALNANARLTDFSPPENVSFLIAGAPDIDARALTERQIAAVTALCRQSVRYGSVCTGALLLAQTGLLHQRQVATHWSVAEQLASRYPDIAVDADALYVADGPVRTAAGVTSGMDLALRFIEEDLGRDVAQDVAANLVMFFRRPAGQGHFVRKQQISVGGRSALQDLQRWTLQHLAQVKNVTQMAEHIHLSERHLNRLFQQEMAKSTGEWLEEARIAQARELLANGLAIKTVAGRCGYSSGDVLRRAFIKVTGLTPTVYRKLYGSRL, from the coding sequence ATGCTGCATACCATCGTCATACTGGCTATTCCAGGCGTGCAATTGCTGGATGTCGCCGGGCCTTTTGATGCGTTTGCCGAAGCCAACCGCCTGCTGCATCGCCAGGTTTACCAGCCGGTATTGATGTCGCTGGAAGGAAAGCACCTTCACTCCTCTTCCGGCGTGGCGCTGAATGCGAATGCCAGGCTGACTGATTTTTCACCGCCAGAAAATGTGTCTTTTCTGATTGCGGGTGCGCCGGACATCGACGCGCGTGCGCTGACGGAACGGCAAATCGCCGCCGTTACTGCCCTTTGCCGCCAGAGCGTGCGCTATGGTTCGGTCTGTACCGGCGCGCTGCTGCTGGCGCAAACCGGGCTACTGCACCAGCGACAAGTGGCGACGCACTGGTCAGTCGCGGAGCAACTCGCCAGCCGCTATCCGGACATCGCGGTTGATGCGGATGCGCTGTACGTCGCGGATGGGCCGGTCAGAACGGCGGCGGGTGTCACCTCCGGCATGGATCTGGCGCTGCGTTTTATCGAAGAAGATCTCGGTCGCGACGTCGCCCAGGATGTGGCGGCCAATCTGGTGATGTTTTTTCGTCGTCCCGCTGGGCAGGGGCATTTTGTGCGTAAGCAGCAGATCTCCGTTGGCGGGCGTTCTGCATTGCAGGATTTACAGCGCTGGACATTACAGCACCTGGCGCAGGTAAAGAATGTCACGCAGATGGCGGAGCATATTCATCTCAGCGAGCGTCATCTCAATCGTCTGTTTCAGCAGGAGATGGCAAAGAGTACCGGCGAGTGGCTGGAAGAAGCGCGGATTGCACAAGCGCGGGAACTGCTGGCAAACGGCCTGGCGATTAAAACGGTTGCCGGGCGCTGCGGCTACAGCAGCGGTGATGTCCTGCGCCGGGCATTTATTAAAGTCACCGGTTTAACCCCCACGGTGTACCGCAAACTCTATGGCAGCCGCCTGTAG
- a CDS encoding SDR family NAD(P)-dependent oxidoreductase — translation MNIATQHHKGTAVITGASTGIGAIYANRLARMGYDLIIVARNHNRLNQMASHITADTSRNVEAIAADLNDPQQLRALETRLSEDASITLLVNNAGVGTHTPLLASEIDRMEAMINLNVTALTRLTYAVVPGFVARGTGAVINISSIVAIAPEVLNGVYGGTKAFVLAFSQSLHHELADKGIQVQAVLPGATATPFWDNGGLPLEQLDKTIVMSATDMVDAALVGFLQGELVTIPSLHNDADWQALEQHRRALMPQLSTNVPAERYRATVTH, via the coding sequence ATGAACATCGCTACACAACATCACAAAGGCACTGCCGTTATTACCGGCGCATCAACCGGTATCGGCGCAATTTACGCCAACCGTCTGGCCCGTATGGGTTACGACCTGATTATCGTTGCCCGCAACCATAATCGCCTGAACCAGATGGCCAGCCACATTACCGCAGATACATCGCGTAATGTGGAGGCGATCGCCGCTGACCTTAACGATCCGCAACAGCTCCGCGCGCTGGAAACCCGGCTGAGCGAAGACGCCAGCATCACACTGCTGGTCAATAACGCTGGCGTCGGCACGCATACGCCGCTGCTGGCAAGCGAAATCGATCGCATGGAAGCAATGATTAACCTGAACGTCACCGCCCTCACCCGCCTCACTTACGCGGTGGTGCCCGGCTTCGTCGCCCGTGGCACAGGCGCGGTTATCAACATCTCATCCATCGTCGCCATCGCCCCCGAAGTGCTGAACGGCGTATACGGCGGGACAAAAGCCTTTGTGCTGGCGTTTAGTCAGTCACTGCATCACGAACTGGCCGATAAAGGCATTCAGGTGCAGGCCGTACTGCCTGGCGCAACGGCGACGCCATTCTGGGACAACGGCGGCCTGCCGCTGGAACAACTCGACAAAACCATTGTTATGAGCGCTACGGACATGGTGGATGCGGCGCTGGTGGGCTTTCTGCAGGGCGAGCTGGTGACCATTCCTTCCCTGCATAACGACGCCGACTGGCAGGCGCTGGAACAGCATCGCCGGGCGCTGATGCCGCAACTCTCCACAAACGTACCGGCAGAGCGCTATCGCGCAACCGTCACCCACTAA
- a CDS encoding SDR family oxidoreductase has protein sequence MKLTGNTIFITGGTSGIGRAMAEKFHQLGNQVIISGRRQALLDSVTAANPGMGAVVLDVTRAESINAAAKEVLLRYPALNVVINNAGIMPFDNAAGELDDQMAVTLLNTNLLGPVRVSAAFIEHLKQQPDAVLINNSSILAFLPLAANALYSATKAAIHSYTLSQRFLLRDSSVKVIEISPPWVDTDLIYKSGDPRAMPLQDFIQQTFDKLGTDTIEAIVDSVLPARDNPGANEHAMVNAFNQSLVDNPIPVA, from the coding sequence ATGAAACTGACAGGCAATACGATTTTTATTACCGGCGGCACCTCTGGTATTGGCCGCGCGATGGCTGAAAAATTCCACCAGCTTGGCAACCAGGTGATCATTTCCGGACGGCGCCAGGCGCTGCTGGATAGCGTCACCGCCGCTAATCCCGGCATGGGCGCAGTCGTGCTGGATGTAACCCGCGCGGAGAGTATCAACGCCGCAGCAAAAGAGGTGTTATTACGCTATCCGGCGCTGAACGTGGTGATCAACAACGCAGGCATTATGCCGTTTGATAACGCCGCCGGTGAGCTGGATGACCAGATGGCCGTCACGCTGCTTAACACTAATCTGCTGGGGCCAGTGCGCGTCAGCGCCGCGTTTATCGAACATCTGAAACAGCAGCCGGATGCGGTGCTGATCAATAACAGTTCGATTCTGGCGTTCCTGCCGCTGGCGGCGAATGCACTCTACTCAGCAACGAAGGCGGCCATTCACTCCTACACCCTGTCGCAGCGTTTCCTGCTGCGCGACAGTAGCGTCAAAGTGATTGAAATTTCGCCACCGTGGGTAGATACCGACCTGATTTATAAAAGCGGTGATCCGCGCGCGATGCCGTTGCAGGACTTTATTCAGCAGACCTTCGACAAACTGGGCACCGATACCATTGAAGCGATTGTGGACAGCGTACTGCCCGCGCGCGACAACCCCGGTGCGAATGAGCATGCGATGGTTAACGCGTTCAACCAGTCCCTCGTCGATAACCCCATTCCTGTTGCATAA